CTGACagtgatggcctatgaccgctttGTGGCCATCTGTCACCCCCTACACTACATGGTCATCATGAATCCCCGGCTCTGTGGACTGCTGGTTCTGGTGTCCTGGATCATGTGTGTCCTGAACTCCTTGTTACAAACCTTAATGGTGTTGGGGCTGTCCTTCTGTACAACCTTGGAAATCCCCCACTTTTTCTGTGAACTCAGTCAGATGATCCAACTTGCCTGTTCTGACACCTCTATTAATAACTTGGTGATGTATCTTGCAGCTGTGCTGCTGGGTGGTGCTTCCCTGGCCGGGATCCTTTACTCTTACTCTAAGATAGTTTCCTCCATACGTGGGATCTCATCAGCTCAGGGCAAGTATAAAGCATTTTCCACCTGTGCATCTCACCTCTCCGTTGTCTCCTTATTTTACTGTACAGTCCTAGGAGTGTACCTCAGCTCTGCTGCTACCCAGAGCTCACGGTCAAGTGCCACAGCCTCGGTGATGTACACGGTGGTCACgcccatgctgaaccccttcatctacagcctgaggaacagaGACATAAAGAGGGCTCTGAAAAGCATCGTTGGGGTTCCAGGGACGTAAGGGCCAATTGTCCTGGGGCTGAAGATGTGCCCCTGATTGCAGGGCTCAGAGCCTCAGAGACAGGAGCTGCTATCCCTTGATCAGGCTGTGGAAGTGGAATCtgatctttctatttctttcctggaatttccatttgtttgatttcaacttctctatacatttCAGTAAATCATTTTATTAAGCTTCTGCTCTGTCTGATGTACAGTttatcctttgtccattttcataCGTTCCCAATGTTTTCCCCATCCTTGGGTCACAAAGGCCTAGAAATTTCTGTATCTTACAATGGGAaagttggatttctttttctttttctttccaagattttatttaaattcatgttagttaacatatagtgtagtattggtttcaggagtagaacttagtgattcatcatttacatgcaACACCTACcactcattacaagtgccctcgttcatgcccatcacacatttaacccatcccccactcacctccctccagcaaccctcactttcttccctatcattaagagtctcttatggtttgcctccctctcgattctattttattt
This DNA window, taken from Neofelis nebulosa isolate mNeoNeb1 chromosome 4, mNeoNeb1.pri, whole genome shotgun sequence, encodes the following:
- the LOC131510496 gene encoding olfactory receptor-like protein OLF4, with translation MIFAMFIIEKISHVIFFLLFPGSHLQHMNPGNDTQISEFFLLGFSERPALQPLIFGLFLSMYLITVFGNLLILRAVSSDSHLHTPMYFFLANLSFGDICVTSTTVPKMLWNIQTQSKVITYENCITQMYFFLLFAGLDIFLLTVMAYDRFVAICHPLHYMVIMNPRLCGLLVLVSWIMCVLNSLLQTLMVLGLSFCTTLEIPHFFCELSQMIQLACSDTSINNLVMYLAAVLLGGASLAGILYSYSKIVSSIRGISSAQGKYKAFSTCASHLSVVSLFYCTVLGVYLSSAATQSSRSSATASVMYTVVTPMLNPFIYSLRNRDIKRALKSIVGVPGT